Genomic DNA from Solanum dulcamara chromosome 4, daSolDulc1.2, whole genome shotgun sequence:
TTTGTTATAAATGTAAATTGAATTAGTGATGTTTGAATGGTTGATAATATGTTATCAGGGTGGAAAAGATGTGCTTAATCATACTTATTGGTTGGTAATGTTGTGGTTTGGAAACATAGTGCTCTGTCGTACTTtcttcatatcttcttcttttttctttttgatttaaaataaatctGTGCACAATAAGCCGATGCTCTGGATGATATTGAAAATGAAGGAAGCATGGTTATGTGCACAGAAATTGAATTGAGTCAACATGTCTGCTCCCTCTGATTTCCATGATTTGGGGGCCTGGTTTAGACTCACATCCATAATTTCCCATTTTGCTATGTATTTACTTATGACttgatcaaaaataattatgataaagCTGGGCTTTGGTAATTGCTTCCTTCTATAGACTTGCATTCTCTGATCAGTGAGTAGTGGTCCAAGGGCACTTACTTTACAGGAACTGTCATACATGGTTGATAACTACATGACTAATTATCATGTTCATGCCGTTAGCAATATGAAAATAAGAAATCACTTGCATAATAGACAATTCATATGGCATCATTCTTCATTGATGTTCCTTTTGTTTTTATGACTAGATATTATCCTTGTAATTTGTATTCATTTAAATGCACGTCCCATCATTATTTGTTTATGTTGAGATGCGGAACTGTTCTGATCTTCTGGTCTTCTGTGCTGCAGGTTATACAAGGGGATGTTCTCAAGTGTGATCTCCCTTACTTCGACATTTGTGTGGCTAACATCCCATATCAAATATCATCTCCTCTTACCTTCAAATTATTGGCTCATAGGCCTTTATTCAGAGCTGCAGTAATAATGTTCCAGAGGGAATTTGCTATGAGGCTTGTTGCTCAACCTGGTGATTCTCTTTATTGCCGCCTATCTGTGAACACACAGCTGTTGGCCCGAGTATCACACTTATTGAAGGTAGGAAAGAATAATTTCAGGCCGCCTCCAAAGGTTGATTCTTCTGTAGTTAGAATTGAACCTAGGGGACCACTTACTCCTGTCAATTTCAAGGAGTGGGATGGTTTAGTCAGGATCTGTTTCAACCGGAAAAACAAAACTATAGGTTCTATTTTTAGACAAAAATCTGTGCTCTCCATACTGGAAAAGAACTATAGAACTTTGCAAGCTTTACAACTCTCTGAGAAAGCTCCTTCAGACGATATGGAAATGGCTTTGGACGTATCTACCTTGGGAGAGTCATTTGGAGACTTGAGTATGGATGCTGATGATGGAAATGATGATGACGATGTGGAGATGGATGATGGTGATACTAAAAGAGCAGAATTCAAAGAGAGAGTTTTGGCAGTGCTGAAGGAAGGGAAATATGAGGAGAATAGATCTTCCAAACTCGCACAAGCAGATTTCATGCATCTACTTTCTCTCTTTAACAAGGCCGGAATTCATTTTTCTTGATTCATGGGGCAGCTAGCTATACGagcttattatttctttttggcCATGGAGATCCAATTTTGTTTCGCTCATAATGATTTAAGGCTTGAAATTTGTAGATAACTTGCACTTGGCGTTTCATTATATGGTGGATTTAAATGAGATTAGAAGATTTTTTTCCTGGCATTTTTATAGTGCACTTTTGGGTATCTATGACTGTTCAACAAGTGTTAATCTAGTCATGTTGTTGCCTCTTGTTGCACAACTGAAGTCATCTTCTAACACATCTCTCGCTGCTTCTGTGCTATTGTCTGAGAGCTACGTAACTACCCAACTATCCATATTTTGAACTATTAAGTTATAATCTGAAGTTCTTAATTTTGCATTTTTACAACGGAGTGTGCAACACCTGGTAGTTGATTGATTTTATTTCTGTTAGGAACTTACAATAGATTACATATAACTTCCCCTATTTTGATCTTAGATTGGATCTAATCTTTAGGCAGTTAATCTATTTGCACGTAATTTTGGTTTTACCCAAAGTTACCAAACTTCCATGTATATTGTTAGAACCAGAGTATGAAATTGAGAAGAGAGGGAAACGAGAGATATTAAGTGGCTTCAGAGTtggctgatttttagctcaattTCTTGCTGAAAAAG
This window encodes:
- the LOC129886090 gene encoding ribosomal RNA small subunit methyltransferase; translated protein: MAGGKMKKDKPQRGSSFGASNPHFQGGISFHKSKGQHILKNPLLVDSIVQKSGIKSTDVILEIGPGTGNLTKKLLEAGKSVIAVELDPRMVLELQRRFQGTPLSNRLKVIQGDVLKCDLPYFDICVANIPYQISSPLTFKLLAHRPLFRAAVIMFQREFAMRLVAQPGDSLYCRLSVNTQLLARVSHLLKVGKNNFRPPPKVDSSVVRIEPRGPLTPVNFKEWDGLVRICFNRKNKTIGSIFRQKSVLSILEKNYRTLQALQLSEKAPSDDMEMALDVSTLGESFGDLSMDADDGNDDDDVEMDDGDTKRAEFKERVLAVLKEGKYEENRSSKLAQADFMHLLSLFNKAGIHFS